From a region of the Impatiens glandulifera chromosome 4, dImpGla2.1, whole genome shotgun sequence genome:
- the LOC124936791 gene encoding spermidine hydroxycinnamoyl transferase-like, with protein sequence MVTVKETHVVKPAEETPSKIMYVSDIDQINPITHAPTIYFYRSPSFSSFPIMVEILKHSLSKALVIFYPFAGRLQWTHRNRLQINCNSLGAHLLEAETDARIDDFAPDYRPTSAVRDLIPSADYKRPIEDLPLVLIQLTKFSCGGVSLGLGLSHTLIDGQSALHFVSEWVRIARGEGPEYLPFLDRTVLVQDQEDLLPADHFDGSDYKKPPLMIGSLNNIEERLKETDVLMLRLSKEQIDKLRSKSNEENKRPGDLDRGFTRFEVVAGHMWRTASKARKHMETQETALRVVVNIRNRVKPPLPKFYFGNAILPVIVTSTYGELVSKPLSYVAGKIRAATEKVTDEYTKKATIFLDKQEDLSQWRYLHVVGSTQGVFYGNPNMDITSWLTLPHMEGGTDFGWGEEDHFGPGVVGFDGKSFILSDYSRPGSAVVALRLQVTHIEDFKTFFYEDILN encoded by the exons ATGGTGACTGTGAAAGAAACCCATGTAGTGAAACCGGCCGAGGAAACGCCGTCGAAGATAATGTACGTTTCCGACATCGATCAAATAAACCCAATAACTCACGCCCCAACCATCTACTTTTACCGCTCTCCTTCGTTCTCGTCGTTTCCAATAATGGTGGAAATCCTAAAACATTCTCTAAGCAAGGCACTCGTTATCTTCTACCCCTTCGCCGGCCGCCTTCAATGGACCCACCGGAATCGCCTCCAAATAAACTGCAACTCCCTCGGGGCCCACCTTCTCGAGGCTGAAACTGATGCCAGAATAGATGACTTCGCTCCTGACTACCGCCCCACCTCCGCCGTTCGGGATCTTATCCCATCCGCCGATTACAA acgtCCGATCGAGGATCTACCGCTGGTTTTGATACAGTTGACGAAATTCAGCTGTGGCGGCGTGAGCCTTGGCCTCGGGCTTTCCCATACTCTAATTGACGGGCAGTCGGCTCTCCATTTCGTCTCGGAATGGGTTCGGATTGCCCGAGGTGAGGGACCAGAATACCTGCCGTTTTTAGACCGGACAGTGTTGGTGCAGGATCAGGAGGATCTGCTGCCAGCTGATCATTTCGATGGTTCGGATTATAAGAAGCCACCGTTAATGATTGGGAGTTTGAATAATATAGAGGAGAGGTTGAAGGAGACTGATGTGTTGATGCTGAGGCTGAGCAAAGAGCAAATAGATAAGCTAAGGAGTAAATCTAATGAGGAAAACAAACGCCCTGGAGATCTCGACCGTGGCTTCACCAG GTTTGAAGTAGTGGCGGGTCACATGTGGAGGACCGCAAGCAAGGCGCGAAAGCACATGGAGACTCAAGAAACGGCTTTGAGAGTGGTGGTGAATATTCGAAACCGGGTTAAGCCTCCGTTGCCAAAGTTTTACTTTGGTAACGCTATATTGCCTGTCATTGTCACCTCGACCTATGGTGAGCTTGTTTCGAAGCCGTTGTCATATGTTGCTGGCAAGATAAGGGCAGCCACGGAGAAGGTAACGGATGAGTACACGAAAAAGGCAACGATTTTCCTTGATAAGCAAGAGGATTTGTCGCAATGGAGGTATTTACACGTGGTTGGGAGCACCCAAGGAGTTTTCTATGGGAATCCAAACATGGACATTACTAGTTGGTTGACCCTTCCACATATGGAAGGAGGGACAGATTTTGGGTGGGGAGAAGAAGACCACTTTGGACCGGGGGTAGTTGGGTTTGACGGCAAGTCTTTCATTCTCTCGGATTACTCTCGCCCTGGTTCGGCTGTTGTCGCATTACGGTTGCAGGTGACTCATATTGAGGACTTCAAGACCTTCTTTTatgaagatattttaaattag